From the Bradysia coprophila strain Holo2 chromosome X unlocalized genomic scaffold, BU_Bcop_v1 contig_12, whole genome shotgun sequence genome, the window AGGCTTCCGATGACGATGCTGAATTGCTTGGTAGGAAATTAGAAATCGGATAAGAAGCGAGAATATTTGCTTGACCCACGTTTCATTCTCTTCAAGGACACTTGATGCTAGTGGGACGGAAAGTTGCAAAGGAACAGGGACTGGATAATGGATTTCGCGTTGTCATCAATGACGGATTGGATGGTGCCCAATCGGTTTATCATTTGCATTTGCATTTCCTAGGCAAACGACAAATGCAATGGCCACCTGGTTAATGCCCACggcttttttttctccaaCCGATCAattgtcgaaaaataaaatgaactcagaaccgaaacaattttggtttttcttccgctgtttggaaaaacatttaaagAATGATGGGGCAGTCAGTTCCCCAGACAGTTCTAATGCTCTTATCTTTCTGTGTCACTGTAAGGATGACGTATTATCTCTCAACTTATTTTAATTGCACAAATGAATTGACtccaaaaccaattttccaattaaaacATTGTCTCTTCGGAGTGTGGTGGTTAACCGGTGATTATCAATACAATATTCCAGTTACGAAACGTAATCGACACTGAAGGTACCATTGTATTATCCAATCAGGgaaataagtgaaaatcgGTTAAGTTTATCTAGAGTTGTGGTTCTCGAAGTGAGACAAAGTCAGTACTCGGAACGACTGTTAGGGGTGTATTTTTAACAGTGGAAAATACGTCCGCGATATGACCGAAAAATCTAATTCCAGATAATTTCAGATTATTATCGGTTATGATCGGCAACTTGACTGGACTACACAAAAAGGTGTTTTTGGTAGAATATCAGCCCTAAAAAGCACgctatgaaattttatccccactctttttacagtgtaaaattttgtatggagctggagcactgtcaaatttcagtaCCCTAAGAGTACCACTTttacttgaagtgcgttggtaaaaTACATGTCAATAAGACCAATCCATGGTCAAAATACCGAGGTAGTTCTGTACCTCCAACAtatgaaatttttctaaaaaatctgaaaaaaaatctcaggTCCCTccatacagacatttttttagaatCTTCACAGATTTTTACGTCAACACACTAGacagaaataaatgaaaaacaaaatttacattatCGTCAATAACTCCACTATAACTTGATACTACACTAAAAGTAGTTCTAGGCTAAGACCTTTCGAATATCATAAGCTTCAGTtcgaatttcacatttttcatagCCAAAATATTTATAGTAATGAGAAATCCagaaacttttacaaaattatcaGATTGACCTAGTATGCACGCGATATTCACCCTCTATATTTGTCCAACCCGATTTAAGTTTAACGGGAATTTGAATTGTCACAATTACCGCggttgttgaaaattttattcgggttcgggtcggcTCGGGTCAggcttttaataaaattttgatcactTATTCTGACGAAGGAAAACTGTTCAGAGACAATGTCAGTTCCACTATCACTCATTCCggaacaaaattaattttttgtgggGTTTTTGGGTTCTCgtgtttcaaaaaatgtaattcgcTTCGGGTTTCAGTTCCTTATGTAATTCGGGTTGGGAAAATCCTTGCCACGCTCGCCTCTAGTTTTAGGCAACAATTTAATCACCTTAAAAATCACTTTGTTGTATGCCATTACAACTTCAATTTCAGGGGACGAGAGGAAACCCACAACGCTTGTCTAAAAAATACGCaaaatagaatcgatcaaaaaaaaaatatttttattttaacgatATTATACAAGTCAGTTCGTTGTTATTgctttacaattaatttttacaaaaaagagaatagaaactaaaaaatttagttaactTAATTAACTTACGTCTAAAATGGTtacttataaataaaaaataataattaaaaaaaatagctcAATAAACAATCACATTTTTTGATCTTCTTAAATTAGATGGTTACTAATTTCTCGTTTATTTTTGGAAGCAATCGCACAACACTGGTAGTAAGCGAATCTCACCACCAAACGATTCAGTTTAGTACCATTGTCTTTGGAAGGTCTTAGCCTTTCGACTCGAAGGACTTAGTCAAATTTCTAATCAAGAGTCGAAAAACTGATCTATTAAAGTATTTATTAGGGTTGTAGACGAACCAGAGTGGCTTCCGCAGACCAAGTATACAACTTTGATAACTACGCTTCAATAGCTCAgtcttcgatttttttattttggtaaaATCCTCATACAATTAggattattttgttcaaatttgttctaaaaCTAAATCAAGGCACCACACGTAATCGACTCGATATTTACAGCTGATgctaaatttaagaaaaaaacgCGAAGAAGAACAGCGTGGACCAGTCATTCTGTatttaaagaagaaagaagtgtcctttttctcatatttttgcATCGTACAATCAAAGGTACTAAATGTGCTAAAAATGTCGAATCTCAAGTGCGAAATGGTTGGTTTACTGAAACTTGTAAGAAACTTTgtccaattttcttacaaaacgCGATGGAgttaaatagcctcaatacaaacaactaTTGAAATTATACCATCAGTTTTCCTGACGACTTAGCCATTTGtccaaacattttatttccacaaaattgtttaGTGCGGGGCGGGTTGCAATCATTGCaatgcaatgaagaaaatagtGAGTGTCAAAGCGAATTTCTGAGTTTAGTACTAGTATGAGTGGATAATTAACTTGCGTTCCACGTATAAGTGCACATATGAAACGGTATTTTAAGGATAGTTAAATTCTTGATTTAATTAGGATATGTTgcataaatgaagtaaatttttcgataTGAAAAGTGTTTCCTAGGCGCTACTTTAGCGTGATAACAATTTGTGAACATTTTACCCGGTAGCAAAGGAAAGGCGTTATTACTCTATAGCTACAAATAGCGATGCGAAGGAGACccgattcaatttttctaatgttcttctgtcaattttgacagttataacaaaagataaaaaatttgaattaggacTCCTTACACGTAGTCTCGAAACGTTCACATGAACCAAGACGAATCGATTGAATGCTGAACGGAATGGAATATGTAACGGTATATTATGATTGAGTTGAGCCAGTGTATGAAGGCAAAATCGATGGTCCGTTACCAGGGTctacttttgaaaaatgtttattttggaaattttttagaaaaattcaacaaatgaattCTACAAAAATAGGCCAGGTCCGGCACTTGAAACGATCACTGAAATCTTTTCGAATAAAACTCGTTTCACTTggagattattattttttcaacacgCGCGACATATTCTGATCGTTTCGATCTTTTGAACCAACATTGAGccggcgtggggtaatttggcaggtaaaaggtgaactcgcagacaatttttcaataccaaaattttgtaaaagtagtCATTATgtcgatgacatggctaaaaagcatttgcagcaataaacttgcCTATGCGAGTTCACCCCTTAGGTAGTTTAAAGGTGCGTTCTtttggcaccgtgtgccagagTTCCCGATACCATTGAGCCTAATATTCGGCGGCTAGctttattcaacgaaaatgatttttttttttgaatgggTCAATGTCCCCATTTGCATCTAGGATTCGGttcaaagttggaaaaaatcaCTTTCCGTTGAACAAAGTTAACCGCCGAGTAAAAGTACCCGTAGAGGATGGATGAACGTTGGGGCACGTacagaaattgtatttctttCACTGGCGTTAACTTTTGTCGCTCAGTTAATCATGTTCTTGAGGTTAGAGTTTAACTCAGCGCGTTCACTGagcgataaaaaaaaagaatttctgtaCGCGCTCTTGATGAcctattttgaaattgttataTAACGAGACGATTGCATCTTAATCTCAACATTGCTAACAGTGAAATTGAATCGGTTTATTCACTTGATACACACGGTAAATTTTTATGTGTcgacaattttcgaattgataaattaaattcattataaTCCAGAGTTGTGATGCAACACGAATTTGATTAGATTAtaacaaacattaaaaacaaaatctaacaCACACAACGATTGTCCCGTTCTTATTACCTATATTCGTAATAAATGGAAGCCAACGCGCAATTTATATAAatccaacaaaataatttcaatttccgtTTCACAGTTCAATTTCGTTCTGCACCccaaaaaagaaacaattgaacaaaaagcgggaaaaaaatgaatttcccTAAAATGGTCGCCGACAATTCGGACAAAAGTTGTATCGTTTCTTTAACTCGACGAGACATTTCCCGTGAAATTCGTGCTCACAGGGAAGTCGATCACCAGCGCCTTTGTCAATCGTTTCTAAGCATATCGAACATATTTCTCTGAAAATTAGAACATGGAAAAATTAGCCGTGCGCCGCCTTGTATGGATGAACTAAGGGTAAATTTTAGATACATTTAGGGGGCTCTGGTATGGGATCGAGAGAGAAAGAGAACTCGGTCTGGTTTTAGCATGCATATAAGTTCACACAATTCTTGTCGTTCGTGTTTGTTCTAAGTGTTTTAACCCTTCGGCGATACATAGGCGATATTTTACGCTCCTCCATCAGTTTCTATCAATTTGAAGGTAAATTCGTTCGATTGGAAGGTAAATTCCATATCTGCGTTCGTTACTATGTTGTCAATGTAACAGATTTCGATCAGCAGTTGAATTCATCAATTCACTGATAAGCCGTTACACAAATGTCGTGAACCGTAAAATAAACGATTGTACCGAAATGTGAACATTTTCGTACTATATAGTATCGCAAATAAGAAAGCTTGAGCAATCAAAGACAACAATGGACGATAATCTGTTGCtacaatcacaaaaaaaaatggtaaaatggtCTACGagataaaaatgttcaattttcccacaaaaaaaattacgttcCACAAAATAGAGGTTGAATGAACTAGgacgaaaaatgaacttcATATCCCAAAATGGTTCTGTCCTAAAATGAACTAATTTGAACAAAGAATtccatttcaaaaaatgaaagtctGATGCTGGTTGACAGAGAGAACAGGAATGacataacgaaaaaaaaaatattttcaaattcaatttttgtccTTCCATTTACCTGCCAGTTCTGCTCTTCGATCTCGATCCGCCTCCCCACGATTCCGAGTCAGACCGTCCATATCGCCAATCTCCCGTATCGTACCGATGGTGTGGATGTTCTTGACGATGTTTTGCCGCTGCGAAATACGCAAAAATAGCTGCTCCTAGTGCTACACCTAGACACAAATAAGCGATTGTGAAAGCGTAATTAAACTTCTTTCGTTTTGGATTTTGGTGAAGGTTTCTTATACCAAGTGTTATCGCATAAATGGCCGGGTGTGTCATCGCTCAATTTTGTGCTACAGCAAATACTTCTAAATTTGTTAGAAATTTTTCACTGTTcgatttgcataaaatttcgtaaacaacacgaaataacaaaaacaaaaaataaattcagaaaacaaaaacgtcagacacgaaaAATCCCTgaactgaaacaaaaaaacgaaaggtAAAATAATGACAGTTTGGTTGGATTTTGGTACATTTGACTTGcggtaaatttttgaatgtttctCATTCCGCGTTTCCATTCattttagtacattttctgTAGTGTAACTGTCAAACGCTCGCTGTTCTCtagcaaaaaaaacaaatcatatTTGGCGGCCACTCGTTTATCTGTACACCTTAAAGCCTCCCGACAATTACGCAAAGAAATGGATGAATTTCCAATGAGTTATCGTGAAGTTATACCCGGACAGACAAATCCACAATTATGGAAGGACATTTCACTGAATACCGGTAAACTATTGCAAACAAATCCTCTGCTTAGGTTATGAACGCAAtcttttaacaaacaaaaacatgaTCATTATGCGACAGGCGGCACCCAAAGTACCCAGGACATTAAAGTGGCCGAAAAAGCCGGTGGTTACTGCTACAAAAATGCTTGGCAAATCGATAACCGGAACCGTTTCATCTATTGGTAAGTTCCGTAACTATACTAACCAACCAGCCGGAATTTTGCGGTTAACGTTTCTCATACTCAGGCGAACATGTCACGACACACTCGAATTATCCGAGATCAGTTTGGACGTGAATCTGCTCGACAATCATGTTCGATACAAATTTGCCGATTCGCCCGTTCTGACGGTGTCCATATTCGAAACACAAGACTCGGTCATATTATTGGTGGTAACAGTGAGCAGTCTTCATCGGTTGACGTTTTCGCATCCGTCGAAATTGCAGCAGAAAATTGAAACTCAATCCATGTCCATATTACATGAAGCGTCGGCAAATCCGGCCCGAGACAAATACACATTTCATGTCATCGGTAATTTAACGGCAACTAGTAAGTGCAGTGTGGAACTGGGTCTGTTCCATTGGagtgaaatttacaaataaaaaccattttagaTCATCCCATTCCACATACGGCAGCATGTTGGTTGTTAAATGGTGGCGAGGAAGCTGTGTTTGCTACTGCATATCACACAACTCTGATGCTGTTTGTGATGAATTGTGAAAGTGGAAAGACAGTGCCCATGGAATTGAAGCAAAATTATATTGTCCCGAGGATATTGTCGAACATAACGGGTGCCTTGCGGTAATAAGATAATGACAGACCCAGTTCAATGGAATCTTCTAATCAATTTCGTTTCCCTAATCTCAGCGGTAAGACCAACTCGCCAGACAGTAAATACGTCTCGTCGCTGGTTTTCAATACCATTGGCGATCAGACTTTCCTCTACGCTTTGTACCGAGACGAGCAAATACGAATGTGGTCAACACGCACTGGCCAATGTGTATCGACAGTAAATTGTCTACAAGAAGGAATTGATGCACGACCGCAAGGACGTATGTTTTATCTTCTGCTATAGTTCACTCTTCGCGCTTACCACATCGTTCCAATTCGTTTGATATTTTGCAGCTCAATCCAATTTATTGCGTCGCTCGTCGCCTACAACCATTTGCGCGTATCTGTGCTACTCAATGGGTTCGGAATTTGTGACCATTCAAACGCAGTGGGACGGAATGGCCACTCATTCGATGATCCGAGTCAAAGTGATCAAAGCGCCACAGTACGATCTTGTCGATTTCGAAGTGAATGACAATCGAATCTGGGGCCTGTGGTGCAATCCACAGGGCGAGTATAACATTTGCAGTTACTCTTTCCTGTCCAGTAGCGGTTGGGTATCGGCGGCAATGGAACCCCCACCAGATCGATGCATTGTGGTCGAAAATGGATGCGATCCGAAGCAGATTTACTGCTCGTACATATTTCATCCGGGCAAATTTCAACGCAGCGTCATCGATCAAGCTTTGATGGTGAGTGCATCAGTAATCCTTGCCGATCTTCGTTTAACATATCAATTGTTCGTTGTAGATGTTCCGCAGATCGAACATTCTGTCCGATCCGAATCTACCGATATCGATACTGAAGGATCGCGTCTGTCAGGCCGTTGAGCAAGAAGTTCAAAACGAGATCAGTGAATACGAAATGACCGACGAAGAATATGTGGAAGTGAGTGCCAAGCATTGGGAAGCGTTTTATTTGCGATGCGAACAGTATCAGGAGAAATCGTGTCAGCCGATCGGTTTGGTTATCATGCAATCGGTGGGTGCGGTTTGCATTGTTAAGAAGACGTCGTTTTCGCTGCTGAGACCGTGTGACACATTGGAGCATGTAATGATTGCCGGCGATTCGGTCGAAATTGATCTGGACGAGGACATTGTGAAATTGGTGTCGGTGTTGGCGATGCTCGAACAACCGATTTTGGAGGACATCAAACGTGAAATCGACAACAAAATGTACTACTTGCACATACCGAATGTTGTGATCGAGAAATTCGTTTCCGATATGCTGTCGAAGGATGACGATGGCGACATGGTAAGCATAATGTGATTCTGAGGAGTTTCGTTGCAATTTTCTGTGCCAAGTTTTACATTGCCTTCCCGTTGTTTGCAGAGCTCTCAACGGGACTTCATACTGAAGCTGCACTACGAAATCAAAACCATCGGAGACCTTTCTCAAGCCATGATCCGATTGCTGGACGAACTGCGTATGGATACCGACGAAGAAACGCCACTAAACGCAACGCGCCATTTAATCACATTGTTCGGCAGCGATATTGGAATATCAGTTGTGTCCGAATCACTGCGTCAGATCGCTCTGATTCGGTATTCATTGTGCCGCAATTTGCTCATCCTGCAGCACATACTGTTCGACACATTTGACATTCCTTGCAATGTGTTGGAAGTGATTCGTTCGCAATGCATGCCGGACACGATGGTATATGTACAGGCCTATTACGTTATGATGTGGATGAGCGAAACTCCAGCACAATCCGGAACATCATCAGCATCACTGTAAGTGGATCCGATTTCgtcgaaaattcatttcctAGCATTTGACTAACTCAATTCCATTGACATTCAAGGGAGAGCAGTCTTCAACGTCTGGCCACACTTCAATTATCCGATGCGAGACACATTCCACGTTCCGTTCAACCGATAACATTGCTGGAATTGTTCCTACGCGGCAAGGGAATCGTCACCGGTTTGTCGGCgttgaatttacaatttaaaaaattgaccgATCAACAGTGGCAATACACGTTGGTGCCGCTGGTTAAGAATATCGGTCAGTTGGTGTGGGCGGTGTCCGGCAATTTTATATTTGGCGAATGGTTGCTCAGCAGTTGCCAGCACATTTTGATTCAAGAATACGTTCGATTGCTGAATCGATGGTGTGAATGGAACAGCTGTTCACGTAAGTAGATCTGGCATTTCGTTCCATCTGACGGACAATCTGTGATGCCTAAGATCTTTTTAGGACACTTCATTTTGGCTGTATCACTGCTGGAAAATGGTGAAGCACACAAAGCCTACGATATGTTCATGAAAGCTGCCAGCGGAGTGTTGACTGAAACATTTTTGGAGAAAATTATTCTGACACCATCAGCGGAGGGCATCACCTACAACATGGCATTGACTCAATACTATCTGAAAGTGATTCAACTGTTCGAACAACATTCGGCACTGGATCATGTCATTTCACTTGCCCGAGCGGCCATCGGAATTTTGGACAAAAACGATCCTCAGCTGGCAATGTTTCAATCGATTGTCTTCACCAATCATCTGCAATTGGAACACTATGATGAGGCATATCATGCATTGATCGATAATAGCGAACCGTCGCGCAGAAAAGACTGTCTACGGCTGTTGGTTGTGTGTTTGTTTCAACAGAATCGTTCCGATTTGCTGATGAAGTATCCGTACATTCGGCTTCAAGACGACCTGGAAGATATTGTCGAATCGAGGGCCAGATCGATGGCAATCGAACGGAATCACTACTACGAATTCCTGTACGCTTTCCATGTGACGAAGGGTAATTTTCGAAAAGGTTTGTGGTGTGATGTGCGATTGTGTGGATCaatgaacgaaattttcattttatctccATTCTCTGTCCGGATAGCCTCATCTATTATGTACGAACAAGCGATGCGATACGCCTTAGAATGTGACACCATTGAGTCGGTACAGTGTCGTTATGAGTGCCTTTTGGCTTGCCTGAACGCGCTGAACCTATGCGATGAGAATTACGCCTGGATTGCCAAGCCCGTTATCAACGAAGACAATGGCCATAACAGTGAAGATATGGAAACGAATGAGGTAGGTCACCAATCGAACACCGGTTGTTGTTTCTCTCACTGACCAATTGAAATTCCAACAGATTCCGGTAAAGCAAAATGTCATCGTGCTGCAGTCCAAAGACATTCGCCAGGAGTTGCTCATTGCCGACACGATCTTGTGTTTGTCGAAGCATCGTCAGGAGATCGGCTCGATATTGAATGCTGATACGGATCAGTTGATTGCAGTGCTTGCTAACACGGGACTGTACACTGCAGCTGTCAAATTGACgtctaaattggaaaaaagTGTTGCACCCGTTCTGGAGAGCCTTGCAGCTGCCTGTGTCCGAGCCTCCGAAGAGAATTCGAATGAAGTGTGGTCGTGGCTGCAAGAAAATGACATTGCCGATCTGCCGCAAAAGAACTCGGCGGTAGATATGGCCTGGAAATTACTCGAAGTTTTGCTGGACGATTATGAAACCGGCACTGCTACCACATTGCGCAAATCGGTGgccaacaaaattttgagtCTCGGCGAATTTCTGCCGCATTGGCTGTATTTGTCGTACAAAAAAGCGAATCCATCCGAACTGTTGTACTTGTATGTGAACCACGGTCGTCTAATTGAAGCCACCGAATTGGCAGTGGATTATGTTTCGGCGATGCTCCGGTTTGGCGGCGAATTCTTCGGACTCAGCAATTCGATGCACATTACACTGCCGCCAATGTGTTTGCCGGTGAATACAATCGATTTATTGATCTACGGATTGGAGCTGAATGCCGACCAGGACGAATGTTATCGGGAATGCTTGGACGAATTGAGACGAGtggttcaattttatttgacaaCGGCTAAAGCAGTGTCGGACAATAAGATTCGATATGCGTCGGATGTGGGAAGCATCGATGTGCGTTGAGTTAAGGTTAAggttttcttgtttttcttgtAACAGTTGCAATTGCATTTGGTTCCCGTTCtcgataaaaacaaaataattttcaaaattttttgcgttTGCCTTTATTCTACGGTTTTGGTTCGGTTTTGATATTGACGGCACTTTCTGACACAATTTTTGCAACCTTCCGCTGTTCCTTAACCAAACTTTGTGGGCATTGCATTTCTGTCCAACTTACTGGAATCATTGGCACACCATGCAGACCAGATTCAGCAGCCATTGCCACAACAACTCCGAGTTCGTTTTCGGCAGTGCTCAACTGGTAGCAATGTAGTTCGGTGTGCGGTAACTGAAATTGGAATGAGGAAGTGTTATCTTTACAACTCTAAACATGAACCAATAAATTCCAATGACTACGTACCACACGGGCCAGAATGACATCGCCCGGTCGGAATGATTTGTACATGTCGACACGATCCTTTTCTGTGCTTCGAACATCTTCTTTCCGCAATAAGCCGCGGTACGTCCGATTCAACGTTACATCGCCCACACAAGTAATCAGACATTTGGCTATTCGCTGATTCAAAACGGTTACTTTGGCTGTTACAATATCACCGGCAATCGGAACAATGGTTTGATTTCCGAACGATTTGACTTCGAGTACTTTCATCTGAAGTGGAATAgatttccattgaaaaattcatCCGGAATGGATGCCATGTCAATCGTTTACCTTATCTTTCTGTCGAATTTGTACCAATCCGGCCAGCATTGAGTAGATGTATCCCTGTCGTTCGTATGTACCTTGACCGGGGATTGTATTTTCTTCACACAGGCAGAGTCTTTGTCCGGGGACACACATCAGATGCTTGGTCTCAGTAACAGGCGAACTATCTGTTTCCATTTTGCCGGAATTGTTCAACTAAAAACTTTAACCACACGGTTGCAATCTTGTGTAGATGTGAGTCTTTCAATGtaaacaaaacttttgaaGTTTGTGCGGTTATGGAGTGTCATGCTTTTTgagctgtttttttttgcacgaGTGGGATTGTAGtagattttattgaatttgctCTTGTACGATTCACACCGAAGATTGCTCGGTCTTTGAGGTCTTTGAGCTATACAGAATTAGGCCGTTACTTCTAATTTGAATGCTAgaatttcaaccattttcaaaagtttttaagaatttcacaaatttcaagaacttgaatttttgacaattCTTGGATTTTAGAATGTTTAGCATTTTCAGTGAGGAGGAAACTACTCAGGCAATTGATTACACACCCTCGAAGGAGTTGCCGGAGAATAGTAATAGTAATTGAAGGAAGcagtgccgccttttccatatgggccaaatgggcaaatgcccgTGGCGCCCGAAGTGGAGCAGAAGTAAATGGCGCCCGAGGTCCTTAAAAAAATtagctttactaaattggcgcctatttttccaattgcccGATGGCGCCCAAAAGCTAAGAGCGGCACTGATACTagaaattgactggaaatacgagaaattggacgtaaatgaaaggaaatacGGATACGTATGATGAACGAAAGAGCTAAGTGAATGCAAAACACTTGTTCTTGGCTATTCGGTTTGTAAAATACAGTTCATTCGCTGATTGTTTCCTTTCATTTACTTCCAATTTGTCTCGTATTTCCAGTCAACTCCTtgtaattccatcaattctttcaatttctagTATATACCGGATACGTTGGCAACTACGAGACTGCAGTAATTTCGAcgttattttttcgttttctttaaatttgaagaaaatgttaaaaaattaccgaaataaagaaaaattttaaaaaattgtttctaaaaagtagacaATCACGACAATCAGTGTAAAGTATGTAgaccaggcagtagcgcttgatttgactagggatctgaataatctagtagccaaCTTATGtcattgttcatttgagttcattttcatacagtgatttaggtcccttatttgacgtttcgaaaatgaaccgctcctggcTGGCTTATTTTACACTGCCGTGAGACAATGAATAGTGTAGCAGATAGTAACAGAAAATATCGTGGTATTATTAGAATAGGAATTATAGGAAATAAAGTGCAAATTgaaggaattagaaattgatttgccaccctTTTGGCCCCCTCGATTTTCAAGGAcagatatttgtaaatttcgttccaaaggattttcaaaaagaattttcaaggtTTTCCCATCGttttcaaacgatttttttttatttgaaaggattttctatgattttgtggattttctatgaatttgaggattttcttttgactgactgacaaaggatttttcaatgaacaTTTGCCGCTCGTTTAAGGATTTCAAGAATtcacattttcgaaaattctcaaaatataCATGAAAATGGAATGTTTATTCCACTGACAACAGCTTTCCCCtaaataaaacagaaatttatcTGTGTTTATAACAGGTGCAATGATCACTCTAACAGatgaaatctaaaaaaaaacttatatcAGGTTTACAACGTGCATGAAAAACATTTGACAGCTAcctcatacattttctgtcaaaatttttcaaacataGATCGccaattcatttttcaagCACTTCAGTATGTAACCCCTCAATTACATTAAAGGttaaaaatgtggaaattatCCAATATTTGTTGTGGGACGGCCActggaatttttccttttacaaatatttttattctctCAACCGTTAAATGGtaaatggaattatttttaaccaaaaactaataacGTTCGTTTATctggcacacgcgatcatagtatgcgtccttttactacatgtaacgaaaagttaTGACTGTGCCAGATTCGCCTCCTAGAGGTGAATCTGGCACAGAATCAATTTgtatggtgtgccagattaccccacGCCGTTTATTCATATCTCAGCATATCTCAGCAAAAGGTCAGCAAAAATCGTAACCGGAAACTGGACAGCATGTGATTTAGCCGTTAAATCCAAAAGCAACCCAAGTTAGAGTAAGACGGCGAGCattgaaacacttttca encodes:
- the LOC119067434 gene encoding nuclear pore complex protein Nup160 homolog isoform X1, which gives rise to MDEFPMSYREVIPGQTNPQLWKDISLNTGGTQSTQDIKVAEKAGGYCYKNAWQIDNRNRFIYWRTCHDTLELSEISLDVNLLDNHVRYKFADSPVLTVSIFETQDSVILLVVTVSSLHRLTFSHPSKLQQKIETQSMSILHEASANPARDKYTFHVIGNLTATNHPIPHTAACWLLNGGEEAVFATAYHTTLMLFVMNCESGKTVPMELKQNYIVPRILSNITGALRGKTNSPDSKYVSSLVFNTIGDQTFLYALYRDEQIRMWSTRTGQCVSTVNCLQEGIDARPQGPQSNLLRRSSPTTICAYLCYSMGSEFVTIQTQWDGMATHSMIRVKVIKAPQYDLVDFEVNDNRIWGLWCNPQGEYNICSYSFLSSSGWVSAAMEPPPDRCIVVENGCDPKQIYCSYIFHPGKFQRSVIDQALMMFRRSNILSDPNLPISILKDRVCQAVEQEVQNEISEYEMTDEEYVEVSAKHWEAFYLRCEQYQEKSCQPIGLVIMQSVGAVCIVKKTSFSLLRPCDTLEHVMIAGDSVEIDLDEDIVKLVSVLAMLEQPILEDIKREIDNKMYYLHIPNVVIEKFVSDMLSKDDDGDMSSQRDFILKLHYEIKTIGDLSQAMIRLLDELRMDTDEETPLNATRHLITLFGSDIGISVVSESLRQIALIRYSLCRNLLILQHILFDTFDIPCNVLEVIRSQCMPDTMVYVQAYYVMMWMSETPAQSGTSSASLESSLQRLATLQLSDARHIPRSVQPITLLELFLRGKGIVTGLSALNLQFKKLTDQQWQYTLVPLVKNIGQLVWAVSGNFIFGEWLLSSCQHILIQEYVRLLNRWCEWNSCSRHFILAVSLLENGEAHKAYDMFMKAASGVLTETFLEKIILTPSAEGITYNMALTQYYLKVIQLFEQHSALDHVISLARAAIGILDKNDPQLAMFQSIVFTNHLQLEHYDEAYHALIDNSEPSRRKDCLRLLVVCLFQQNRSDLLMKYPYIRLQDDLEDIVESRARSMAIERNHYYEFLYAFHVTKGNFRKASSIMYEQAMRYALECDTIESVQCRYECLLACLNALNLCDENYAWIAKPVINEDNGHNSEDMETNEIPVKQNVIVLQSKDIRQELLIADTILCLSKHRQEIGSILNADTDQLIAVLANTGLYTAAVKLTSKLEKSVAPVLESLAAACVRASEENSNEVWSWLQENDIADLPQKNSAVDMAWKLLEVLLDDYETGTATTLRKSVANKILSLGEFLPHWLYLSYKKANPSELLYLYVNHGRLIEATELAVDYVSAMLRFGGEFFGLSNSMHITLPPMCLPVNTIDLLIYGLELNADQDECYRECLDELRRVVQFYLTTAKAVSDNKIRYASDVGSIDVR